Sequence from the Clostridium botulinum genome:
CTAGATAATCCTCTTTCAGTAAAATACATTGCCCCTTCACCATTATGTACTGTCATTTGAGTTGATGCATGTAATTCAAAATCTGTATATGTTTTTTGTATTAAATTAATAAGCCCTGTATCTTGTATAATTAAAGCATCTACCCCTATATCATAAAGATATCCTGCATATTTTAGAGCTTCTTTTATTTCATTTTCTTTTAATAAAGTATTTATAGTAACATATACCCGAGCCCCATAGCTATGTGCATAATCTACTGCCTTCATCATCATTTCATTATCAAAATTTGATGCATATGCTCTTGCTGAAAACTTATTTCCACCTAAATAAATAGCATCAGCCCCTCTATTTATAGCTGCTACTAGACTTTCCATACTACCTGCCGGTGCTAATAATTCTATTTTTTTCATTAACTTCCTCCTGAGTGTTTTAATCAACCTTGTTTTTTATAGATAATAATTCTGTATTAAAACAAAATATCTTACTTTATTATTCTTAAAAACCTTTAAAAACTGCTATTAAAAATAGCAGTTTTTAAAATTGTTATAATTCTATTATATTATCCTACTTTTTATGTGAAAGTGGAGCTATAACTTTTTTTGTTTTACTATTTAAAAATTGTTGACTTTTTAGCGCTGCTAGTTCTATTTCTACATTTAATAGTTTATCCTTTAATTCCATAACTTTATACTTAGATGTTCTAAGATTATTATTTACATTTTTACTTCTTTCCATAAGTTTGCTCTTATAATTATTTAATTCTTCAATTTTATTTTCTAATTCTATTACAGAAGCATCCTTTTTACTTAAAGTATTTTTTAACGTCTCTAAATTTTTCTCTTTTTCATCTAAATTAGCTTTTAATTTTTCTAGTGACTTTTCCTTATCATCTAAGATAGTTTTTATATCTATTAATGATTTATCTTTATTGCTTAAATTATCTCTTAATTCTTCTATTTCTTTGTGTTTTATATTTATTGTCTTTTTATTATTATCTTCATTAACTATCAACTTATCTTTTAAACTTTTAAGTTCATCATTTACTTTTAAGTTTTCTTGTTTTATTTTGTTTTTCTCATTGTTTATTAAATTAATATTATTATTTAGTTTTTGAATATTATCTTCTAATACCTTCTTATTTTTTATTTCTATATTTAATTTAGAATTTAATTTTTCATTATCTTTATTAATAGCTTCTATTTTTTGCTTAAAAGATATAACTTCTTTATCAGTTTCATAATAAAGATCACTTATATTTTTAAGCTCTTCCTTACATTTATTATATTCTTCTTGAATCGATTGTTTATTATTTTTTTCTTTCGCTACTAATAATGTTAATTCTTCTATGTTATTTTGTAATTTTAAACAATTATCTTCTAATGCTCTACTTTTTTCTATCAATGTAGAATTTTCTTCCTCTAAAGCAGTTCTAATCTTAATCATTTTTTCAAGTTCTGATAAATTTTCTGCATTTAAAGCATTTAAATCCTTAAACTTTTTACTTAAATCAGTATGTTTGCTTTCTAGCGAAGAAACTTTATTTTCTAACTCTTTGATATTTCCACTTGAAATTTGTAATTTGTTTCTTAAGTCTTCTTCTTTCCCCTTAGATTCATCTACCTTTTTATAAAGGAATTTATTCTTCTCTTTTATTTCTATAACTTCTTTATTTAATACATTATTTAAATTGCTAACTTCTTTTAAATTACCCTCTAATTTATTATTCTTTTCTAATAATAGTTCTTTTTCTTTTTGTAGATTAATTGCTTCTTCTTTTAACTTATTCAATGCTTGTTCTATTTCTACATATTTTCCCTTTAAAGATTGTTCCCCAGTTACTAACTGTTCTTGAAGCTTTGTTTTTTCTACTAATGTTGTTTTTAAATCCTCATTTAACTTGTCTACTTTTTGAATTAGTTCACTTTTTTCAGTTTCTATATTTTTCTTTTTATTAATGGCATTTCTTAAATTTGAATCACATTCGTAAAGTTCATCTGCTATATTTACTGCTGCAAGTACTGTTGCAGCACTAGTACTCAATCTAGAGTTTTTACTCATTATCTCTTTTACTTTACTATCAACAAAATCAGCTAAATCAACTAAATATTGTTCATTCTTATCACCTTTTAAGTTGTAATCCATACCATTTATATTAACTGTTACCTTAATCATAAATTACACCTCTTAAAATTTCTTTCTCATTATTTAATTATATTCTATATTCACCCATAACACAATTATATTGATACATACTTATGATATAAAAATATTTACTTTTTTCTTACTTTTTTTGATGCTAAATGTCTTTTTATATCTAACATTAAAATCTAATAATTTTTGTAGTCGAATTATACATTACTAAACATTAAATTTTCAATATTTTATATCTATAATATTTATGCTATATAAAAATTATAAGAACCAAGAGATAACTTTTTTTAATTTTATCTCTTGGTTCTTATACTCTTTACTAAATACAAAATATTATAATTTATGTTTTAAATTATTAGCATGCTCCTTTATAATTTCACCTTCTTCTTTCATCTTCCCTTTTATTTCTCTTGCAGTATCTTTTATTTCATTCTTCATTTTTCTTGCAGTATCTTTTATTTCTTCTCCAATATTATCCATAATATATTTTCTCCTTTCAAATAATAAATTTTTACATTATAAGTTTGTGCAAAGATATAAATATTATTAATAAATCTTCATGTTTTTTATCAATGTACATATATTTTCCATTATTTATTTTAAATTGAATTTTTTACTATTTAATAGTATAATTTAATAATTATTTTAATATGTAACTTTGTTTTAAATATATATAATATACTAAATGATTAAAGTAATATATACCAAAACTTTACAAAATACAGATTATGTTTAAATACAATTAATCAATTCCAATTATTGATAAAAGGAGATAATAAATGAAATTAAAAAATAAATTTATACTTATGTTCTCTTCATATTTAGGTCTTCCTAAAGAAATTTATATACTCTTTCTAGGTAAAATAATAAATTGTATAGGGTCTTTTATTTATCCTTTGTTATCGCTAATACTTATAAACAAAATAGGTCTATCTATAAGTCAAGCTGGTGAGTTTGTAACATTTTTAGCTCTTCTTCAAGCCCCTTGCGTATTAGTGGGTGGTAAGCTAGTTGACTCTATAGGAAGAAAAAAAGTTATACTTATTTTTCAAGGATTGTCAGCTTGTACATTTATAATTTGTGGTTTTTTACCTTTATCTAATGCATTAACTAAATTCATACTATTAGCTTCTTGTTTTTCCTCTGTATCTTCGCCTGCTTATGATGCACTAGTTGCAAATATTACAACTTCTGAAAATAGAAAAAATTCTTTTTCACTTATATATATCGGATTAAATTTAGGATTTGCAATAGGACCACTATTAGGTGGATTGTTATTTAATAATTATTTAAGTCTAATATTTATAGGTGATGGCGTTACAACTTTGATTTATCTTTTATTAATAGGCTATTTTATAAAAGATACTAAACCTAATTTATTAGAAAGTTCCATTAACGAAAATAATAGTTCTTTCGAAAAATCTGAAAATTGTTCAGTATTTAAAATTTTTCTTAAACGTCCTATTCTAATTTATTATTCTTTACTAATGTTAACATTTCATTTTGCTTATTCTCAATGGGGATTTGCGGTACCAATACAATTAAATGATATATTTAGTACTAATGGTGCTAAATACTTTGGTTTTTTGAGTAGTTTCAATGGATTAATAGTAATTCTATTTACGCCAATAATAACAATTATCACAAAAAAATATAGAATGCTTTCTATTATTTCATCTGGAGGACTTTTTTACTCATTAGCCTTTGGACTTTGTTATTTTGCCTCTAATCTTTTTTTATTTTTTATTATTGTGACTATAATGACTATAGGCGAAATATCAATTGCTACAAATTCTCAAACTTTTATAGCTAATTTAAGCCCTTCTTCCCATAGAGGAAGAATAAACTCAATTTTGCCTTTATTATATGGAACAGGCAACGGTATTGGACCCATAATCATGGGTAGAATGATTTCAGGAGTTGGAATAAAACAAGCCTGGTTAATTGTTAGCTTAATCGTTGGAATAGGTGGCATTTTAATGTATCTTCTTAATTATATTAATATATCTTCATATAATACAAATCAATAAGATTGTAAGCTATTAATACTTCTTAACTTCTTATAAAAGACTGCTTCAAAACAAATTATTATACAAAAATATTTTAAAATAGCTCTAATTATATTAGAAATGATTAAACTTTTAAATAAAATTTTGCTATAAATTATACAAGGGGATGTCTCATATTGCATTTTTATGCAATATGAGGCATCCCCTTGTATGATTAAACCTAAAATTCATTAGAGAATTCATATCTCTTTACAGGCATATTGTAAATTATTTTATTCATATACCAATGTTCTAATTAAACACAGCTAAATTAATAAATATCTCTAGATTTTTTTCTTAAATTTTTGAATTTATACATATTCTTGTCTGCTAAATTTATTATTTCTGTTAGATCAATATCCTCATTCATATTTACATGGGTTACTCCATAACTTATAGACATAACATATTCTTTTTTTATGTTCTCCGCCTGATAAATTACCTTTTCAAACAGCTCATTTGCTCGTTTTAATGCTAAACTTTCATTGCAGTTAGGAAGTAATATTAAAAACTCATCACCACCAACTCTGCATACCTTGTCTTCATCGTAAAATTCATTTGAAATAATATTAGCAATTATTTTTATATATTCATCGCCTTCATTATGTCCTAATATATCATTAACATATTTAAGTCCATCTATATCTACAAAACAAATGGAAAATTCTAAATTGCTTTTTATAAGTTTTTCTAAACTAAGCATTGCACATCTCCTATTATAAAGGCCTGTTAATTCATCATAAAAAGCTATAGATTCTAATTGTTTTTGATTTTCTCTATTTTTAATAAGTTCATTTTCTAATTCCATTGATTTTCTTTTATACTCTGCCATAATCACTAGTTTTATAGTTCTAGTTAAAAGATTATATAAAACTAGAAATATCATTACAGATGTTGATAAAATCAATAATGACACTAAATCATTAGACGAATTTCTATTATATAGCATACTAGTAATTACTATGTATATATTCATTATAGTCAATGCTATACCTAAATATTTAAGTTGTTCTTTATTTTTAACTATCAATTTTAAATTCTTAGAATATATTATTGATTTAAAAATAACCAAAAAAATACTTAATAATAATGTTGATATAATTATTGAAAATAGATATAATATTTCATTGTGTATTATATGATAAATACTCAAATCAAATATTATAGAAAATACACTTAATACTAACATTCTTAATAATGTAATATGTAAAATAAAATTTTCACATCCAAAAAATATTGCCAAAATTTCCGAGTCATATAATATAAAAAATTCAATAAATAATATACATATAAATATTAAATATATTATCGCAATAGAAATTCCAAATTTAATTAGTAAATGCAGTAAATTCACATTAATTATCGAAGTAATTATATATGAATTTTTCCCTTTAAATCTTCTATTAATAATTGTCTCAGAATAAGAAAACATTTGTAAATTATATGTAAATATTATTAAAAATGCCACTAATTTTAATAATATAACTAAATTTGTATTCATATTTATTACCTGCCTTTTAAATAATACAAATTAGTAGGTTTTAAAATATATTCTAAACTTGTACTAATAATTGTTCTTTAGTATCTATAAATTTTTTATAAAACATCTCTGTACTTTCTGGTTTCCCAAATAAATATCCTTGAATATAATCTGGATTTACTTTATTTACAATTTTAAATTCTTCTTCTGTTTCAACACCTTCAATACAGACTTTAATATCAATGCTATGCATAAGTTTTACTATATACTCTATAAAGGTGAAATTATAACTTTTTTCTGTAAGATGCCTTACGAATGACCGATCTATTTTAACAATATTTACCGGCAAATTTCTAAGATAGTTCAATGAAGAATATCCTGTACCAAAATCATCTATAGCCATATTTATACCGTACTCCTCAAAATCAATAAATTTTTTAATCAAAAATTTGAAATCTGGCGCCCAACAACTTTCTGTTAACTCTAGTATAACAGAATTTTTCTTTATTTCGAATTCTTTTATACATTGGTCTAAATACACATTAAAATTTTCCTCTTTTAATTGAATATATGAAACATTTATACTAATTTTAAAATCCTCAATTATGCTCTGCCAATATCTACACATTTTTAAAGCTTCCCTAATAACCCACTTGCCAACCTTTACAATTAAACCACTTTCTTCTAAAAATGGGATGAATTCTAAAGGCGATATTTGCCCTAATTCAGGTGAATTCCATCTAAGCAATGCTTCTGCACCCTTCAATTCATGATTAGATGCTTTAACTTGTGGTTGATAATACAATTCAAATCCAGTAAAATTATTTCTTATACTCTCTCTTAATTGTTCTTGAAGCGTTAGTACACGTATTTTCTTTTTATATAATTCTTCTGAAAAAAATTCCAATCTATTTTTCCCACTTATTTTTGCGAATTCCATGGCACTATTAGCTCTTTGAAATAACTCCATGCATGAAAGTGCGTCATTAGGATGTAATGCTACTCCACATGATACAGTACAAAAATATTTCTTATCATCAATTTCATGTTCTACATTCATATAATCTCTAATATTATTAAATAATAATTTTATTTTTTTATAATTTACATCCTTATAAAAAATTGCAAATTTATCTCCATCAATTCTATACATATTAACAGTTTTAGGTAACATTAATGTTATTTTTTGTGCCACATCCCTAATAACCATGTCACCAAATAAATAACCATATTTCTCATTTATATTTTTAAAATTATCAATTCCCATAACTATTACTGCAGAATCAAATTCAGCTTTTTTATCAAGAAAGTTTATCATATCTTCTTGAAATTTACTTCTATTTAAAAGTCCTGTTATAAAATCAATTTTTTTATCTTTGCTTATGTCCGTTATATGTCCAAATACAATTACAGACTTTCCATTTTCATCCTTAGATGAACTTCCGCGAAAAGAAATCCATATTATTTCACCTTTTTTATTTACAACACGACATTCAAAAACATTAGTATTTGAAATTCCTAATTTCATTTTATTTATTCCATGCAAAAATACATCTTTATCATCATCATATATAATTTTATACCAATATGTTTCTATGTCACTGGTTGTTGTACCATCTAAATCAAAATTACATAAAATAGATGATGATATCTTAAATACATTACTAATAATATCCCAAATAAATACATAATCATCAGTACTATCATCTATCATCTTGTATATTGTAGAAGCCTGTTCAAAATTTATCATTTTGGAATTATAATTACGCTTCATCTATATCACTTCTTTCTAAAATATTAAACTTAGATTATAAACATTTTCATAACAAGTAATAATTTTAAACATATTATATCATATTATGGAATTTTCTTATATAATTTTGTCTAAATATATCTATTTTTGTTAGTAAAATATAAAAATATCCATAATTAATTAAATTATTAATTTAATGATTATATACTTATATATTCGTTGTATTTTTATAAAACTTTGTTTTTTTAAGTAACTTAATAAAAAAAACAGAACTTACCAAAACTCATTGTTAGAGTTTAGATAAATTCTGTATTTTTTTATTTTTAAATTATAATTATTCCTTAATTTTTCCCATTAAAATGTATATATTTAACTATTTTTTCGTTTTTATTGATATAGTCTTTCCATCAGATGTTAATGTTATCTCTCCTTGTAAATCTGTTCTATAAGTTTCTATTCCATTTTTAGAGATTTTACTCATAGTTTCTTTATGAGGATGACCATAGCTATTGTCTGTTCCACAACTTATTATGCCATACTGTGGCGAAACAGCCTTTAAAAATTCATTACTTGAAGATGTACTTGATCCATGATGCCCAAACTTTAATACATCAGCCTTAAGATCTTTTGAATATTTAGATAAAACTTCTTTTTCTACAAGTGTTTCTGCATCTCCAGTAAACATTAGCTTTTTATCACCAAATGTTAATTTCATTATAGGTGAATAATCATTAAATTCCTCATAACTTTCTTTCATTGGAGAATACACATCTATTTTAGCACCAGAACCTAAATCAAACTTCATTCCTTCTTTTATAGTTTGAATTTTAATTCCTTCTTTTGAAACTGCATTTAACATATTTTCAAATGTTTTTGTTGTATGACTAACCTTAGGCATATAAAAGTTTTCTACTTTATATTTCTCAAATACTTTTGTCATCCCACCGATATGGTCTTCATGTGGATGAGTAGCAATTACCATTTCAAAATCATCTATATTTTTTTCTTCTAATTGTTTTAACAATTGATCAGCTTCACTTCTTGGGCCTGCATCTATTAATATATCAAAATCATTAACCCTTATATATGCAGCATCTCCTTGTCCAACATCCAGATACGAAACTTCTAAATTTTCACTTACATTTGTTAAATTGCCTACATCATTTACCTTTTTTGAATTAGAGTCATTTCCAAAAACAAAACTCATAAGCCCTACAAGAGCGAAAATCACTATTGTTATAAATTGAGCTTTTTTATTCCCCTTATTTTTTTTCATACTTTTTTTAAATGCTTTTTTTAATTCGTCATTATTATTACCCAAGTTGTTCCCTCCATCATAAGAATGTAAATTCTTTTTATCACTTTGTTAATATGCTTTTAAATAAGATCTACATTAATACAAATACATTTATCTTCAATAAATAAAATATTATTATAGATGTAAACATATCAATAAAACATAGATAATTATTTAAAACATATGTTCGCCAATTTATAGTATAAACTAATAAAGTTATCAAATAAAGACTTTTATTTGATAACTTTAACTAAATCATATTATTTTCTTCTATATTTTAAATCCAATAATATATACCATAAGCAAAATCTAAATTGTTATATTATTCTATATGCTATAATTATTCATATATCACATATGGATATACTCCTAAAATATAATCTACACTTAGTCATTTTTAATATGAACATCCATTTGCGGATATGGTATACTTATTTTTTCATCATCAAACTTAATTTTAACTTTTTCTAACAAATCATAATACACATCCCAATAATCTTCCGTATTAGTCCATGCTCTTAAAATAAAATTAACTGAGCTATCAGCATGTTCAGATAATCCTATAAAGTATTCTGGATCTTTTAAAATTTTATCATTATTTAAAACAACTTGTTCTATAATATTTTTAACTTCTATTACATTTTCATCATATCCTGCTGAAAATTGTAAATCAACTCGTCTTTTATCTTTAGCTGTATAATTTATTATGCT
This genomic interval carries:
- the zapA gene encoding cell division protein ZapA, translating into MIKVTVNINGMDYNLKGDKNEQYLVDLADFVDSKVKEIMSKNSRLSTSAATVLAAVNIADELYECDSNLRNAINKKKNIETEKSELIQKVDKLNEDLKTTLVEKTKLQEQLVTGEQSLKGKYVEIEQALNKLKEEAINLQKEKELLLEKNNKLEGNLKEVSNLNNVLNKEVIEIKEKNKFLYKKVDESKGKEEDLRNKLQISSGNIKELENKVSSLESKHTDLSKKFKDLNALNAENLSELEKMIKIRTALEEENSTLIEKSRALEDNCLKLQNNIEELTLLVAKEKNNKQSIQEEYNKCKEELKNISDLYYETDKEVISFKQKIEAINKDNEKLNSKLNIEIKNKKVLEDNIQKLNNNINLINNEKNKIKQENLKVNDELKSLKDKLIVNEDNNKKTINIKHKEIEELRDNLSNKDKSLIDIKTILDDKEKSLEKLKANLDEKEKNLETLKNTLSKKDASVIELENKIEELNNYKSKLMERSKNVNNNLRTSKYKVMELKDKLLNVEIELAALKSQQFLNSKTKKVIAPLSHKK
- a CDS encoding MFS transporter codes for the protein MKLKNKFILMFSSYLGLPKEIYILFLGKIINCIGSFIYPLLSLILINKIGLSISQAGEFVTFLALLQAPCVLVGGKLVDSIGRKKVILIFQGLSACTFIICGFLPLSNALTKFILLASCFSSVSSPAYDALVANITTSENRKNSFSLIYIGLNLGFAIGPLLGGLLFNNYLSLIFIGDGVTTLIYLLLIGYFIKDTKPNLLESSINENNSSFEKSENCSVFKIFLKRPILIYYSLLMLTFHFAYSQWGFAVPIQLNDIFSTNGAKYFGFLSSFNGLIVILFTPIITIITKKYRMLSIISSGGLFYSLAFGLCYFASNLFLFFIIVTIMTIGEISIATNSQTFIANLSPSSHRGRINSILPLLYGTGNGIGPIIMGRMISGVGIKQAWLIVSLIVGIGGILMYLLNYINISSYNTNQ
- a CDS encoding GGDEF domain-containing protein — translated: MLVLSVFSIIFDLSIYHIIHNEILYLFSIIISTLLLSIFLVIFKSIIYSKNLKLIVKNKEQLKYLGIALTIMNIYIVITSMLYNRNSSNDLVSLLILSTSVMIFLVLYNLLTRTIKLVIMAEYKRKSMELENELIKNRENQKQLESIAFYDELTGLYNRRCAMLSLEKLIKSNLEFSICFVDIDGLKYVNDILGHNEGDEYIKIIANIISNEFYDEDKVCRVGGDEFLILLPNCNESLALKRANELFEKVIYQAENIKKEYVMSISYGVTHVNMNEDIDLTEIINLADKNMYKFKNLRKKSRDIY
- a CDS encoding sensor domain-containing protein, whose product is MINFEQASTIYKMIDDSTDDYVFIWDIISNVFKISSSILCNFDLDGTTTSDIETYWYKIIYDDDKDVFLHGINKMKLGISNTNVFECRVVNKKGEIIWISFRGSSSKDENGKSVIVFGHITDISKDKKIDFITGLLNRSKFQEDMINFLDKKAEFDSAVIVMGIDNFKNINEKYGYLFGDMVIRDVAQKITLMLPKTVNMYRIDGDKFAIFYKDVNYKKIKLLFNNIRDYMNVEHEIDDKKYFCTVSCGVALHPNDALSCMELFQRANSAMEFAKISGKNRLEFFSEELYKKKIRVLTLQEQLRESIRNNFTGFELYYQPQVKASNHELKGAEALLRWNSPELGQISPLEFIPFLEESGLIVKVGKWVIREALKMCRYWQSIIEDFKISINVSYIQLKEENFNVYLDQCIKEFEIKKNSVILELTESCWAPDFKFLIKKFIDFEEYGINMAIDDFGTGYSSLNYLRNLPVNIVKIDRSFVRHLTEKSYNFTFIEYIVKLMHSIDIKVCIEGVETEEEFKIVNKVNPDYIQGYLFGKPESTEMFYKKFIDTKEQLLVQV
- a CDS encoding ComEC/Rec2 family competence protein, coding for MGNNNDELKKAFKKSMKKNKGNKKAQFITIVIFALVGLMSFVFGNDSNSKKVNDVGNLTNVSENLEVSYLDVGQGDAAYIRVNDFDILIDAGPRSEADQLLKQLEEKNIDDFEMVIATHPHEDHIGGMTKVFEKYKVENFYMPKVSHTTKTFENMLNAVSKEGIKIQTIKEGMKFDLGSGAKIDVYSPMKESYEEFNDYSPIMKLTFGDKKLMFTGDAETLVEKEVLSKYSKDLKADVLKFGHHGSSTSSSNEFLKAVSPQYGIISCGTDNSYGHPHKETMSKISKNGIETYRTDLQGEITLTSDGKTISIKTKK